The Rubrobacter tropicus nucleotide sequence CCCGCCGCGGACCCCGCGGACAGGTGAGGGAGGCTCGGGCGTATGTATGACCTGATCTTGCGCGGGGCCCGGCTCGACGGCGACCTCGTGGACGTCGCTGTTACCGGGGGACGGATCGAGCGCGTGGCGCCAGGCATCGGCGGGACCGCGGCGCGCGAAATAGACGCAGGGGGCCGGCTCCTCTCGCCGCCGTTCGTCGAGTCGCACGTGCATCTGGACACCACGCTCACGGCCGGGCAGCCGCGGTGGAACGGTTCGGGGACGCTCTTCGAGGGGATCCAGATCTGGTCCGAGCGCAAGAAGGAGATCTCGCGCGAGGACGTGATCGGGCGCGCCACCCAACTTCTCCGCTGGCAGGCGGCCCAGGGCGTCCTCCACGTCCGCACCCACGCCGACGTAACCGACCCGGAGCTCACAGGCCTGAAGGCGCTTCTGGAGCTGCGCGAGCAGGTCAGATCCTGGATCGAGGTCCAGGTCGTCGCCTTTCCGCAGGAGGGACTCCTCTCCTACCCGAAGGGGGCGGAGCTCATGGAGGAGGCGATGAAGCTCGGGGCCGACGCCGTCGGGGGCATCCCGCATTTCGAGCACACCCGCGAGATGGGCGCCGAGTCCGTCAAGGAGACCTTCCGCCTCGCCGAAAAATACGACAGGCCCGTGGACGTCCACTGCGACGAGACCGACGACCCCGAGTCCCGCTTTCTCGAAGTGATGGCGGCGGAGGCCATAAGGACCGGGATGGGTGACCGCGTCACCGCGAGCCACACGACGGCGTTCGGCTCATACGACAACGCCTACGCCTTCAAGCTGATGGGTTTCCTGGTGAAGGGCGGGATTAACTTCGTCGCGAACCCGCTCATCAACATAACCCTGCAGGGGCGCTACGACGCCTACCCGAAGCGGCGCGGCATCACCCGCGTCAAGGAACTCTGGCAGAACGGCCTGAACGTCTCTTTGGGCTACGACGACGTGATGGACCCGTGGTACCCGCTCGGCACCGGCGGGATGCTGCAGCCGGCCCACATGGCCGTCCACGCCTGCCACATGACGGCCCGCGAGGAGGTCGTCGCCTGCTTCGACATGGTGACCGAAGGCGGCGCGAGGACGCTGGGCCTGGAAGGGTACGGGCTCGCGGAGGGAAGCCCGGCCGACTTCGTCCTCGTGGACGCGCCCGGGAAGTGGGAGGCGGTGAGGCGGCTCGCCGCGACGACGCTGGTGGTCAGGGGGGGAGAAGTAATCTCCGAGACCCGACCGGCCGAGACGCGGCTCATGGGCGAGGTCGTGGACTTCGAGCGAAGGGGAGGACAGGGATGAGCGGCGGACCGATGGACGGGCGCGGGGAGCTGGCGGAGGCGACGCACCTTGAGCGGCACAACGCCGTAACGCCCGTCCCTGAGGGGCAGAAGGACGCGACGGCGCTCGACCAGTTCTGGATCTGGGCCGGGGCGAACATAGCCCCGATCAACTGGGTCCTCGGGGCGCTCGGGATCGTGCTGGGGCTCGGGTTCCGGGACACCGTGATCGTGCTCGCCGTCGGTAACGCCATCGGCGTGACCATCTTCGGCCTCTTCGTCCTCATGGGCCAGCGGACGGGCGTAACACAGATGGTCCTGAGCCGGAGCGCGTTCGGACGCCGGGGGGCTTACCTGCCTACCGTCTTCCAGATGGTCATAGCGACCGGCTGGATCGCCATAAACACCTGGATCATCCTCGACCTCACCGCCGCCCTGCTCGAAAGACTCGGCATCCCCGGCACGCCGGTAACAAAGGTGGTTCTGGTCCTCCTGATCATGGCCGTCCAGGTCGGCCTCGCCACCCTCGGCTTCTATGCGATCCGCACGTTCGAGAAGTTCACGGTGCCCGTTACGCTCGTCATCCTGGTCGTGATGTCCATAGTCGCGTGGACGGGCGGCGACATCCGGTGGGGCTACGCCGGGGAGGTCACCGGCGCCGAGCGCTGGACCGC carries:
- the codA gene encoding cytosine deaminase, which produces MYDLILRGARLDGDLVDVAVTGGRIERVAPGIGGTAAREIDAGGRLLSPPFVESHVHLDTTLTAGQPRWNGSGTLFEGIQIWSERKKEISREDVIGRATQLLRWQAAQGVLHVRTHADVTDPELTGLKALLELREQVRSWIEVQVVAFPQEGLLSYPKGAELMEEAMKLGADAVGGIPHFEHTREMGAESVKETFRLAEKYDRPVDVHCDETDDPESRFLEVMAAEAIRTGMGDRVTASHTTAFGSYDNAYAFKLMGFLVKGGINFVANPLINITLQGRYDAYPKRRGITRVKELWQNGLNVSLGYDDVMDPWYPLGTGGMLQPAHMAVHACHMTAREEVVACFDMVTEGGARTLGLEGYGLAEGSPADFVLVDAPGKWEAVRRLAATTLVVRGGEVISETRPAETRLMGEVVDFERRGGQG